A DNA window from Chitinophagales bacterium contains the following coding sequences:
- the hemW gene encoding radical SAM family heme chaperone HemW: MDAGIYIHIPFCKQACHYCNFHFSTSLKNKTALLDAIACEIDLRKIEWQNTQFKSIYIGGGTPSLLNNLELKQLFGKIKRNFHVSENAEITLEANPDDLNKKYLEELKDTGINRLSIGIQSFRDRDLIYMNRAHNAKEALDVVWLAKKAGFEQISIDLIYGVPGMSESAWLENLEHAAAMPINHISCYALTLEPNTALNHFVKSGKSPAPDEALASKHFELLTEKVAEKNWDHYEISNIAIDGQRAIHNSSYWNGTPYFGLGPAAHSYDGKNKRFWNISNNSKYIKGIKTGSGFWKGETLSNTDRFNEKLMTGLRQKEGINYEELNALFKDNKQKQLFLSNLYKLGEKELLEKKDNRWTLTKKSLFLADHVVSELFLV, encoded by the coding sequence TTGGACGCAGGCATCTATATTCATATTCCTTTTTGCAAACAAGCCTGTCATTATTGTAATTTTCATTTTAGCACTTCGCTCAAAAATAAGACAGCATTATTAGATGCTATTGCCTGTGAAATTGATTTGAGAAAAATCGAATGGCAAAATACACAGTTCAAAAGTATTTACATAGGGGGAGGAACACCTTCACTACTCAACAATTTAGAATTAAAACAATTATTCGGCAAAATTAAGCGCAATTTCCATGTGAGTGAAAATGCAGAAATCACACTGGAAGCCAATCCGGATGATTTAAATAAAAAATACCTTGAGGAGCTAAAAGACACAGGTATAAACAGGCTGAGTATTGGCATTCAATCATTCAGAGATCGGGATCTGATATATATGAACAGGGCGCATAATGCCAAAGAAGCGCTTGATGTTGTGTGGTTGGCAAAAAAAGCCGGGTTTGAACAAATCAGTATAGATTTGATCTATGGAGTTCCGGGGATGAGCGAAAGTGCCTGGCTCGAGAATTTAGAACATGCTGCGGCAATGCCAATCAATCATATTTCCTGTTATGCGCTCACATTAGAACCCAATACTGCTTTAAATCACTTTGTGAAAAGTGGCAAATCTCCTGCACCTGACGAAGCACTTGCATCAAAACATTTTGAATTATTGACTGAAAAAGTTGCAGAAAAAAACTGGGACCATTACGAAATTTCGAATATAGCTATCGATGGCCAGAGGGCAATTCACAACAGCAGCTACTGGAATGGCACTCCATATTTTGGGCTTGGACCCGCTGCTCATTCCTATGACGGGAAAAATAAACGCTTCTGGAATATTTCCAATAATTCAAAATATATCAAAGGCATAAAAACGGGTAGCGGGTTTTGGAAGGGCGAAACCCTGAGCAATACTGACCGCTTCAATGAAAAACTAATGACCGGTTTACGGCAAAAGGAAGGAATAAACTATGAGGAACTCAATGCTTTGTTTAAGGATAATAAACAAAAACAGCTATTTCTGAGCAATCTTTATAAACTTGGCGAAAAAGAATTGTTAGAAAAAAAAGACAATAGATGGACACTTACAAAAAAGAGCTTGTTCCTGGCCGATCATGTAGTCAGTGAATTGTTTTTGGTTTAA
- a CDS encoding DUF4271 domain-containing protein, with protein sequence MLLKKNKILLLMLCAAFSLVAQGSTIAELNPDSTSVAIIDSCAFEDSLFPQQALEESEVEIIKKQEDRRKSWFFYIILFQLLLLALVKTFFSKNIETAFKSFSNLNLAAYQYREERGEGSLFKILLNINFILSLGLLSINAMDYYNYEPLLNHFALFCLIVLFISLLYLLKYLQYLLTALVFPVEQIAQFFQFVFFGIMRMLGVVFIPLNLLLYYSSQDIPTVLFFSVLTIFILFFLFLIMRGINISQRQIIENKVHFFLYICTLEIVPVLLLVKFMNAFF encoded by the coding sequence GTGCTTTTAAAAAAAAATAAAATACTGCTATTGATGCTGTGTGCTGCTTTCTCCTTAGTAGCACAGGGTTCGACTATTGCTGAACTAAATCCAGATTCAACTTCTGTAGCTATAATTGATTCTTGTGCATTTGAAGATTCTTTGTTTCCACAACAAGCACTTGAAGAAAGCGAAGTGGAAATAATTAAAAAACAGGAAGACAGAAGAAAGTCCTGGTTTTTTTACATCATTTTATTTCAATTACTGCTTTTGGCATTGGTTAAAACTTTTTTTTCAAAAAATATTGAAACTGCTTTTAAATCATTTTCAAATCTTAATCTTGCAGCTTATCAGTATAGAGAAGAGAGAGGAGAGGGTTCGCTTTTTAAAATTCTGCTCAATATAAATTTTATATTATCACTTGGACTTTTGAGCATCAATGCAATGGATTATTATAATTATGAGCCGCTTCTAAACCATTTCGCGCTATTCTGTCTTATTGTGCTTTTTATCAGTTTACTATACTTGCTTAAATATTTGCAATATCTGCTTACAGCTCTTGTTTTCCCAGTTGAACAAATAGCTCAGTTTTTTCAATTTGTGTTTTTTGGAATTATGAGAATGCTCGGTGTAGTGTTTATACCCCTCAACTTATTGCTTTATTACAGTAGTCAAGATATTCCCACAGTGCTTTTTTTCTCTGTTTTAACAATATTTATACTGTTCTTCCTTTTTCTGATAATGAGAGGTATTAACATAAGTCAGCGACAAATCATTGAAAACAAAGTACATTTTTTTCTGTATATTTGCACCCTT